One part of the Anopheles merus strain MAF chromosome 3L, AmerM5.1, whole genome shotgun sequence genome encodes these proteins:
- the LOC121599365 gene encoding uncharacterized protein LOC121599365: MSSKMNKVQLSKGILQMKFMSRTKEKLDKEADEERGRALYASEITDKMLTETVKYVMEPSYVPCENLIEGRISYGGMNPDIERILDIESGADIVKREQQEAAKQAQMQTDVPDAEMARFYTSVVHTMNKKYDSHKKRLQHPLPLNIKRSK, from the exons ATGTcctcaaaaatgaataaaGTTCAGCTTTCAAAGGGCATTTTGCAGATGAAATTCATGTCCCGCACCAAGGAGAAATTGGACAAAGAAGCGGACGAAGAACGGGGCCG CGCACTGTATGCAAGTGAAATCACGGATAAAATGCTCACTGAGACGGTAAAATATGTAATGGAGCCTAGCTACGTACCGTGTGAAAACCTGATCGAAGGTCGCATCAGCTACGGTGGAATGAATCCGGACATTGAGCGAATACTCGATATCGAATCCGGCGCGGACATAGTTAAGCGCGAGCAGCAAGAAGCGGCCAAGCAGGCCCAAATGCAAACGGATGTTCCGGATGCGGAGATGGCCCGGTTCTATACTAGCGTTGTGCACACGATGAACAAGAAGTACGACAGCCACAAAAAGAGGTTGCAGCACCCATTGCCATTGAACATTAAACGTTCAAAATAG